A single genomic interval of Osmia lignaria lignaria isolate PbOS001 chromosome 9, iyOsmLign1, whole genome shotgun sequence harbors:
- the Asciz gene encoding ASCIZ zinc finger protein: MEKLKPVKNVSKGVKIICPSPEELSVITNNIKCEKCGLVFKNEPRYRLHDLKVHQRKNLDKTIKENVQYHCPVESCIYAPKAERHFNSMKYLKQHYLKVHAKKTHACNLCDKSFSTEAAKEGHMRVCGIEFTCSCSKTYTSYEALLTHAKRSLHTVNNKYKNSLRRASSKTIRLILPTSQTEINKLITILPINQNENKISNHSNGTTQKLTSDIGVQTDEHRRNKRILSPSKHTNNSHCHNEKREISKQTQTNISQKIRQNVMSMETQTTAAPQTFKNTLRIQKHRKNSVSQNSDYTLLKEDLNLGNFTPSNLFPSSPLPLRHDDGLQDFWEDKNTSGTQTIPEKDMFEVLNDNVTQTEFETFYDHSTNPLIQCVPKSTVALMTLPYVEETSSVGGGYSFVSSNSISRSDPMLTDKTFNDRFSSIETQTEQAYSQSFFDSDTLTRSFTLSSTIETQTTNNLDNMELLYSNTCTQTCNEILPSDLGLSNIQTQTAWTQLEDTTVSTETQTKSLICETGCNIPISACRSWLSTQISHTETQTDLLSIFEGLQ, encoded by the exons atggaaaaactgaaaccGGTAAAAAATGTCTCGAAAGGTGTTAAAATTATTTGCCCTTCGCCGGAAGAACTTAGCGTGataacaaataatattaaatgcgAAAAATGTGGACTCGTATTTAAAAATGAGCCACGATATCGTTTACACGATCTTAAAGTTCATCAACGTAAGAATTTAGAcaaaacaataaaagaaaatgttcaGTATCATTGTCCTGTGGAGTCTTGTATTTATGCTCCAAAAGCCGAAAGGCATTTTAATAGTATGAAGTATCTTAAACAG cATTATCTTAAAGTACATGCCAAAAAGACACATGCATGTAATCTTTGTGATAAAAGTTTTTCTACTGAAGCAGCTAAAGAAGGTCATATGAGAGTATGTGGAATTGAATTTACATGTTCATGTTCAAAAACTTACACTTCTTATGAGGCATTACTTACACATGCAAAAAGATCATTACATACTGTAAATAATAAGTATAAAAATTCTTTGAG ACGTGCAAGTTCAAAAACCATAAGATTGATTTTACCAACTAGTcaaacagaaataaataaattaattacaattttaccAATAAATCAGAATGAGAATAAAATATCTAATCACAGTAATGGTACCACCCAGAAACTTACTTCAGATATAGGTGTACAAACAGATGAGCATAGAAggaataaaagaatattaagtCCATCAAAACACACTAATAATAGTCACTGTCATAATGAAAAACGTGAAATATCTAAACAGACTCAAACAAACATATCTCAAAAGATTAGACAAAATGTAATGTCTATGGAAACACAGACTACAGCAGCTCCACAGacatttaaaaatacattaagAATACAAAAACATAGGAAAAATTCTGTATCACAAAATTCTGATTATACATTGTTGAAGGAAGACCTTAATCTTGGCAATTTTACACCTTCAAATTTATTTCCTAGCAGCCCACTACCGCTTCGTCATGATGATGGATTACAAGACTTTTGGGAAGATAAAAATACATCGGGTACTCAGACAATACCGGAAAAAGATATGTTTGAAGTTCTCAATGATAATGTTACTCAAACAGAATTCGAAACATTTTATGACCATAGTACAAATCCACTGATACAATGCGTTCCAAAAAGTACAGTTGCACTGATGACTTTACCTTATGTTGAGGAAACATCCTCAGTTGGTGGAGGATATTCTTTTGTGTCCTCAAATAGCATATCACGGTCAGATCCCATGCTTACAGACAAAACTTTTAATGACAGATTTAGTAGTATAGAGACTCAGACTGAACAAGCTTATTCACAATCGTTCTTTGATTCGGATACCTTAACTAGATCATTTACATTAAGTTCTACCATTGAAACACAAACCACAAACAATCTTGACAACATGGAACTACTGTACAGTAATACATGCACTCAAACTTGTAATGAAATACTACCATCTGATTTGGGATTATCAAATATTCAAACACAAACAGCGTGGACTCAGCTCGAGGATACCACTGTATCCACCGAAACGCAAACAAAATCACTGATATGCGAAACGGGTTGTAATATACCGATAAGTGCTTGTCGCTCCTGGTTAAGTACCCAAATTAGTCATACTGAAACACAAACTGATTTACTGAGTATTTTTGAAGGTCttcagtaa
- the SPoCk gene encoding secretory pathway calcium atpase isoform X2: protein MKDTANKKYEQLFDENELDNAANKECSEDATLKEDKTPTPEMWLTTAESASLGAEEVAARLHVDVRTGLWWQEADHRRQLVGYNEFCVKEEEPTWKKYLEQFKNPLILLLLGSAFVSVCMKQFDDAVSITVAIIIVVTVAFVQEYRSEKSLEELNKLVPPACHCLREGRLETFLARNLVPGDIVYLNIGDRVPADIRIFEAIDLAIDESSFTGETEPAQKSTAPLLKTNGLTTKRNIAFMGTLVRCGNGKGVVVNTGEKSEFGEVFSMMQAEEAPKTPLQRSMDILGTQLSLYSFCIIGIIMLLGWIQGKAILEMFTIGVSLAVAAIPEGLPIVVTVTLALGVMRMAKRKVIVKKLPTVETLGCVNVICSDKTGTITKNEMTATILVTSDGYIADITGAGYNDKGEVRIRKCDNFDLARTAISNMLEVACVCNNAIIQGDILLGQPTEGALLALTLKYGMYGVADKYMRLQEYPFSSEQKMMAVKCAPKYGENRQEVYFIKGAVEKILPLCTKYYVNGEVCALSEKKDEEFLAEAYDIGQQGLRVIGLARGTSLQDLAYVGLVGICDPPRPHVREAITTLINSGVKVKMVTGDAKETASAIASMIGLDVLHSRLISGDEIDLMSEHQLEQCISNVSVFYRVTPKHKLCIVKALQREGNIVGMTGDGVNDGVALKKADIGIAMGKNGTDVCKEAADMILVDDDFGTIIAAIEEGKGIFHNIRNFVRFQLSTSIAALSLIALATLMGIPNPLNAMQILWINIIMDGPPAQSLGVEPVDKDVLKQKPRNTKEPMITRHLIVNVLLSAIIIILGTLWVYNREMTTDGRHTARDTTMTFTCFVFFDMFNALSCRSQTKSIFTIGLWSNKMFLVAVTLSVIGQMLVIYFPPLQRVFQTEALWAKDILFLVALTSSVFIISEIKKFVERQLYRRRAVY from the exons ATGAAAGACACGGCGAATAAAAAATACGAACAACTTTTCGACGAAAATGAACTCGACAACGCCGCCAACAAAGAATGTAGCGAAGATGCAACGTTAAAAgag GATAAAACTCCAACACCAGAGATGTGGTTAACAACAGCCGAATCAGCCAGCCTTGGTGCTGAAGAAGTAGCAGCAAGGCTACATGTTGATGTTAGAACAGGACTTTGGTGGCAGGAAGCTGATCATCGAAGACAATTAGTAGGATATAATGAATTTTGTGTTAAAGAAGAAGAACCAACAtggaagaaatatcttgaacaG ttTAAGAATCCCTTAATTCTACTATTACTTGGTTCTGCATTTGTTAGTGTTTGTATGAAACAATTTGATGATGCTGTCAGTATTACAGTG GCTATCATAATAGTGGTAACAGTTGCATTTGTACAGGAGTACCGCTCTGAAAAATCtttagaagaattaaataaattggtGCCACCAGCTTGTCACTG CTTACGAGAGGGTCGTTTAGAAACATTTCTCGCTCGCAATTTAGTTCCTGGCgatatagtttatttaaatattggaGATAGAGTTCCTGCAGATATCAGGATATTTGAAGCAATAGATTTAGCAATTGATGAGAGCAGTTTTACTGGAGAAACAGAACCAGCACAGAAATCAACAGCCCCATTACTTAAAACTAATGGATTGACAACAAAACGAAATATTGCATTTATGGGTACATTAGTGCGTTGCGGAAATGGAAAA GGTGTAGTAGTGAATACCGGAGAGAAGAGTGAATTTGGTGAAGTTTTCTCAATGATGCAAGCTGAAGAAGCTCCCAAGACGCCACTTCAAAGAAGTATGGATATTTTGGGTACTCAGTTATCCTTATATTCATTTTGTATTATCGGGATTATTATGCTTCTTGGCTGGATCCAAGGGAAAGCGATACTTGAAATGTTTACCATCGGTGTAAGTTTGGCAGTAGCAGCTATACCAGAAGGTTTACCTATTGTTGTAACTGTAACATTAGCATTGGGTGTTATGAGAATGGCTAAAAGAAAAGTCATTGTGAAGAAATTACCAACAGTTGAAACACTTG GTTGCGTGAATGTAATATGTTCTGATAAAACTGGTACTATTACGAAGAATGAGATGACCGCGACTATCCTGGTAACGTCTGACGGATATATAGCTGATATTACTGGTGCTGGTTACAACGATAAGGGTGAAGTACGAATTCGAAAATGCGACAATTTCGACCTTGCCCGTACCGCTATCAGTAACATGCTGGAAGTTGCATGTGTTTGCAATAACGCTATAATACAGGGCGATATTCTGCTTGGTCAACCAACGGAAGGTGCATTGCTGGCATTAACGTTGAAATATGGAATGTACGGAGTCGCTGATAAGTATATGCGATTACAAGAATATCCATTCTCATCCGAGCAAAAGATGATGGCTGTGAAATGTGCACCGAAATACGGAGAG AATAGGCAAgaagtatattttataaaaggtGCTGTGGAAAAGATTTTACCTCTATGTACCAAGTATTATGTTAATGGTGAAGTATGTGCTCTGAGTGAAAAGAAAGACGAAGAATTTTTAGCCGAAGCTTATGACATCGGGCAGCAAGGATTAAGAG taATTGGATTAGCACGAGGCACATCGTTACAAGATCTAGCATATGTTGGTCTTGTGGGTATATGCGATCCTCCGCGACCGCACGTACGTGAAGCGATAACAACTCTGATAAATAGCGGTGTTAAAGTTAAAATGGTTACGGGTGATGCAAAAGAAACTGCATCTGCGATAG CGAGTATGATTGGGTTAGATGTACTTCATTCGCGACTAATCTCTGGAGATGAGATCGACTTGATGTCTGAACACCAATTAGAACAGTGCATCAGTAACGTTAGTGTATTTTATCGAGTCACGCCTAAGCATAAATTGTGTATCGTAAAAGCATTGCAAAGAGAGGGAAACATAGTAGGCATGACTGGTGATGGTGTAAACGATGGAGTTGCTTTAAAGAAAGCAGATATTGGCATAGCTATGGGTAAAAATGGTACCGACGTTTGTAAAGAAGCGGCGGACATGATTTTAGTGGACGACGACTTTGGAACTATCAT aGCTGCCATCGAggaagggaaaggaatttttcataatataCGAAATTTTGTAAGATTTCAATTAAGTACTAGTATAGCTGCTCTTTCTCTAATTGCTCTTGCTACCTTGATGGGAATACCAAATCCTCTAAATGCAATGCAAATCCTTTGGATCAACATTATTATGGATGGTCCACCTGCTCAAAg TCTTGGAGTTGAACCAGTTGATAAGGACGTTTTGAAACAAAAACCGCGTAACACAAAAGAACCAATGATAACACGACATTTAATTGTTAATGTATTGTTATCAGCTATTATTATCATTCTTGGTACTTTATGGGTTTATAATAGAGAG ATGACGACTGATGGAAGACATACCGCACGAGACACAACCATGACATTTACCTGTTTTGTTTTCTTTGATATGTTTAATGCTTTGAGTTGTAGATCACAG ACAAAATCAATATTTACTATTGGTTTGTGGAGTAATAAAATGTTCCTGGTAGCTGTAACATTATCAGTAATAGGGCAGATGTTAGTGATCTACTTTCCGCCATTGCAACGAGTTTTCCAAACAGAAGCTCTTTGGGCAAAGG ACATCCTGTTCCTCGTTGCGCTCACGTCAAGTGTATTTATAATTAGCGAGATAAAGAAGTTCGTAGAAAGACAACTTTACAGGCGACGAGCAG ttTATTGA
- the SPoCk gene encoding secretory pathway calcium atpase isoform X1, with protein sequence MKDTANKKYEQLFDENELDNAANKECSEDATLKEDKTPTPEMWLTTAESASLGAEEVAARLHVDVRTGLWWQEADHRRQLVGYNEFCVKEEEPTWKKYLEQFKNPLILLLLGSAFVSVCMKQFDDAVSITVAIIIVVTVAFVQEYRSEKSLEELNKLVPPACHCLREGRLETFLARNLVPGDIVYLNIGDRVPADIRIFEAIDLAIDESSFTGETEPAQKSTAPLLKTNGLTTKRNIAFMGTLVRCGNGKGVVVNTGEKSEFGEVFSMMQAEEAPKTPLQRSMDILGTQLSLYSFCIIGIIMLLGWIQGKAILEMFTIGVSLAVAAIPEGLPIVVTVTLALGVMRMAKRKVIVKKLPTVETLGCVNVICSDKTGTITKNEMTATILVTSDGYIADITGAGYNDKGEVRIRKCDNFDLARTAISNMLEVACVCNNAIIQGDILLGQPTEGALLALTLKYGMYGVADKYMRLQEYPFSSEQKMMAVKCAPKYGENRQEVYFIKGAVEKILPLCTKYYVNGEVCALSEKKDEEFLAEAYDIGQQGLRVIGLARGTSLQDLAYVGLVGICDPPRPHVREAITTLINSGVKVKMVTGDAKETASAIASMIGLDVLHSRLISGDEIDLMSEHQLEQCISNVSVFYRVTPKHKLCIVKALQREGNIVGMTGDGVNDGVALKKADIGIAMGKNGTDVCKEAADMILVDDDFGTIIAAIEEGKGIFHNIRNFVRFQLSTSIAALSLIALATLMGIPNPLNAMQILWINIIMDGPPAQSLGVEPVDKDVLKQKPRNTKEPMITRHLIVNVLLSAIIIILGTLWVYNREMTTDGRHTARDTTMTFTCFVFFDMFNALSCRSQTKSIFTIGLWSNKMFLVAVTLSVIGQMLVIYFPPLQRVFQTEALWAKDILFLVALTSSVFIISEIKKFVERQLYRRRAGTQYYSKSEMDFV encoded by the exons ATGAAAGACACGGCGAATAAAAAATACGAACAACTTTTCGACGAAAATGAACTCGACAACGCCGCCAACAAAGAATGTAGCGAAGATGCAACGTTAAAAgag GATAAAACTCCAACACCAGAGATGTGGTTAACAACAGCCGAATCAGCCAGCCTTGGTGCTGAAGAAGTAGCAGCAAGGCTACATGTTGATGTTAGAACAGGACTTTGGTGGCAGGAAGCTGATCATCGAAGACAATTAGTAGGATATAATGAATTTTGTGTTAAAGAAGAAGAACCAACAtggaagaaatatcttgaacaG ttTAAGAATCCCTTAATTCTACTATTACTTGGTTCTGCATTTGTTAGTGTTTGTATGAAACAATTTGATGATGCTGTCAGTATTACAGTG GCTATCATAATAGTGGTAACAGTTGCATTTGTACAGGAGTACCGCTCTGAAAAATCtttagaagaattaaataaattggtGCCACCAGCTTGTCACTG CTTACGAGAGGGTCGTTTAGAAACATTTCTCGCTCGCAATTTAGTTCCTGGCgatatagtttatttaaatattggaGATAGAGTTCCTGCAGATATCAGGATATTTGAAGCAATAGATTTAGCAATTGATGAGAGCAGTTTTACTGGAGAAACAGAACCAGCACAGAAATCAACAGCCCCATTACTTAAAACTAATGGATTGACAACAAAACGAAATATTGCATTTATGGGTACATTAGTGCGTTGCGGAAATGGAAAA GGTGTAGTAGTGAATACCGGAGAGAAGAGTGAATTTGGTGAAGTTTTCTCAATGATGCAAGCTGAAGAAGCTCCCAAGACGCCACTTCAAAGAAGTATGGATATTTTGGGTACTCAGTTATCCTTATATTCATTTTGTATTATCGGGATTATTATGCTTCTTGGCTGGATCCAAGGGAAAGCGATACTTGAAATGTTTACCATCGGTGTAAGTTTGGCAGTAGCAGCTATACCAGAAGGTTTACCTATTGTTGTAACTGTAACATTAGCATTGGGTGTTATGAGAATGGCTAAAAGAAAAGTCATTGTGAAGAAATTACCAACAGTTGAAACACTTG GTTGCGTGAATGTAATATGTTCTGATAAAACTGGTACTATTACGAAGAATGAGATGACCGCGACTATCCTGGTAACGTCTGACGGATATATAGCTGATATTACTGGTGCTGGTTACAACGATAAGGGTGAAGTACGAATTCGAAAATGCGACAATTTCGACCTTGCCCGTACCGCTATCAGTAACATGCTGGAAGTTGCATGTGTTTGCAATAACGCTATAATACAGGGCGATATTCTGCTTGGTCAACCAACGGAAGGTGCATTGCTGGCATTAACGTTGAAATATGGAATGTACGGAGTCGCTGATAAGTATATGCGATTACAAGAATATCCATTCTCATCCGAGCAAAAGATGATGGCTGTGAAATGTGCACCGAAATACGGAGAG AATAGGCAAgaagtatattttataaaaggtGCTGTGGAAAAGATTTTACCTCTATGTACCAAGTATTATGTTAATGGTGAAGTATGTGCTCTGAGTGAAAAGAAAGACGAAGAATTTTTAGCCGAAGCTTATGACATCGGGCAGCAAGGATTAAGAG taATTGGATTAGCACGAGGCACATCGTTACAAGATCTAGCATATGTTGGTCTTGTGGGTATATGCGATCCTCCGCGACCGCACGTACGTGAAGCGATAACAACTCTGATAAATAGCGGTGTTAAAGTTAAAATGGTTACGGGTGATGCAAAAGAAACTGCATCTGCGATAG CGAGTATGATTGGGTTAGATGTACTTCATTCGCGACTAATCTCTGGAGATGAGATCGACTTGATGTCTGAACACCAATTAGAACAGTGCATCAGTAACGTTAGTGTATTTTATCGAGTCACGCCTAAGCATAAATTGTGTATCGTAAAAGCATTGCAAAGAGAGGGAAACATAGTAGGCATGACTGGTGATGGTGTAAACGATGGAGTTGCTTTAAAGAAAGCAGATATTGGCATAGCTATGGGTAAAAATGGTACCGACGTTTGTAAAGAAGCGGCGGACATGATTTTAGTGGACGACGACTTTGGAACTATCAT aGCTGCCATCGAggaagggaaaggaatttttcataatataCGAAATTTTGTAAGATTTCAATTAAGTACTAGTATAGCTGCTCTTTCTCTAATTGCTCTTGCTACCTTGATGGGAATACCAAATCCTCTAAATGCAATGCAAATCCTTTGGATCAACATTATTATGGATGGTCCACCTGCTCAAAg TCTTGGAGTTGAACCAGTTGATAAGGACGTTTTGAAACAAAAACCGCGTAACACAAAAGAACCAATGATAACACGACATTTAATTGTTAATGTATTGTTATCAGCTATTATTATCATTCTTGGTACTTTATGGGTTTATAATAGAGAG ATGACGACTGATGGAAGACATACCGCACGAGACACAACCATGACATTTACCTGTTTTGTTTTCTTTGATATGTTTAATGCTTTGAGTTGTAGATCACAG ACAAAATCAATATTTACTATTGGTTTGTGGAGTAATAAAATGTTCCTGGTAGCTGTAACATTATCAGTAATAGGGCAGATGTTAGTGATCTACTTTCCGCCATTGCAACGAGTTTTCCAAACAGAAGCTCTTTGGGCAAAGG ACATCCTGTTCCTCGTTGCGCTCACGTCAAGTGTATTTATAATTAGCGAGATAAAGAAGTTCGTAGAAAGACAACTTTACAGGCGACGAGCAGGTACACAATATTACAGTAAATCAGAAATGGATTTTGTATGA
- the LOC117607843 gene encoding uncharacterized protein LOC117607843, protein MARHGFWTTIILATIIVAFLLGLITENAATIAQPKAPNFQYFERPKYRYPYYDENGRGKLLYGYGGPDLYQYKTYSALEGIH, encoded by the exons ATGGCACGACACGGTTTT TGGACGACCATAATCCTAGCGACAATAATTGTCGCGTTTTTACTTGGATTAATTACGGAAAACGCAGCTACCATAGCACAACCAAAAGCgcctaattttcaatattttgaaaG GCCTAAATACCGTTACCCATACTACGATGAAAATGGCAGAGGAAAGTTGCTCTACGGTTATGGAGGACCAGATCTATACCAATATAAAACTTACAGCGCACTCGAGGGAATCCATTAA
- the LOC117607837 gene encoding uncharacterized protein LOC117607837 — MNFPRNLVFLTCIVLLFHPDILPVSAAEPISVFSFIHDLIQYNVAGIPIIHERTEWDFDPEVGKQRRVKYEQENGRHGEIAIEKIGMGIGYKGPWGTPT; from the exons GTATTTCTGACTTGTATCGTCTTGCTGTTTCACCCTGATATACTCCCTGTATCAGCCGCTGAACCCATTAGTGTATTTTCATTCATTCACGACCTGATTCAGTATAACGTAGCGGGGATACCGATCATCCATGAG CGGACAGAGTGGGATTTTGATCCGGAAGTCGGAAAACAGAGAAGAGTCAAATACGAGCAGGAAAACGGTCGTCATGGAGAGATTGCCATTGAGAAGATCGGCATGGGTATCGGGTACAAAGGACCATGGGGAACGCCTACGTGA